The proteins below come from a single Gossypium raimondii isolate GPD5lz chromosome 2, ASM2569854v1, whole genome shotgun sequence genomic window:
- the LOC105787578 gene encoding uncharacterized protein LOC105787578, which translates to MGICSSCESTQITTAKLILQDGRLQEFPYPVKVSYVLQRNPMCFICNSDEMDFDDVVSAIEEDEELQPGQLYFALPLTWLKHPLQAEEMAALAVKASSALMKSGGCGGEKSGLRRKTVIPFEFSCESPRRKVGSGVGCGGGKRGGRGKGRRKFTAMLSAIPE; encoded by the coding sequence ATGGGTATTTGTAGTTCATGTGAGTCGACTCAAATAACGACGGCTAAGTTGATTCTACAAGACGGAAGGTTACAGGAATTTCCGTACCCTGTAAAGGTTTCTTACGTATTGCAAAGGAACCCCATGTGTTTCATTTGTAACTCCGACGAGATGGATTTCGACGATGTCGTTTCCGCCATTGAAGAAGACGAAGAGCTTCAACCTGGTCAGCTTTACTTTGCTTTGCCGTTGACTTGGCTTAAACATCCTTTACAAGCTGAAGAAATGGCTGCATTGGCTGTCAAAGCTAGCTCGGCTTTAATGAAAAGTGGCGGCTGCGGTGGTGAAAAATCTGGGTTGCGGCGTAAAACTGTTATTCCTTTCGAGTTTTCGTGTGAGTCTCCACGTCGGAAAGTTGGTTCCGGCGTCGGTTGCGGCGGAGGGAAGAGAGGGGGGAGGGGGAAGGGGAGGAGGAAGTTTACGGCTATGTTGAGTGCTATTCCTGAATAA